CTCGGATTGCTCTTGGATTTAAATTTGCCAAACGTTGCCCTAATTTAATGTCGGTAAATTGCGCTTTTTCTCCCCAAAAAATGACGGTGGGAACTGTTAGTTGTTGAATATATAAACTCAGATCAAAGTAAAGATCGCCCCGCAAAAATGCCAAAGCAGCAAACTTGGCATTAGGTTGTTGTGCCGAGGTTAAATAAGCCTCCACCATTTCTTGAGATACTCGTTGTGACTTAGCAAACAGAAAACTTTGTAAAAAATTTCGGACTGCAATTTCATTTTCAGCACCAAGCATATAAATAAAATTGTCCAACAGAGGTGCATTGATTACCGAAAGCGGAAGTCTGCGTCCAGCACCCTGCCCAAAATCATCAAATCCAGAAGGGGAAACCAAAAACAGTGCTTTGAATAAATTGGGTTGAACAATAGCTAGGCGAATAGCAAAAGCGGCTGTGAGAGATGAGGCTACCACTGTCACTAGGCTGGTGACAAGTTTGGATGATAAACTCTGCGATCGTGCTGAGATAATCCCTAATTTTATAATCTCGGACTGGATGGGCTGATTCTCCCCAGCCGATTAAATCGGGGGCTAAAATGTGGTAATTAGAAGCAAAAGCTGGGTAAACTTTAGACCATTCATAAGCAGATGCTCCACCACCAAAGTTATGGAGAAATAATAGTGGGGGTAAATCTTCAGTGTCAGCAATCGTCCAAGGTGCATTCGTTTGGGTATAGTAAACCATTGCTCCCAAGGATGTATGAATGACTTTATGTCCAAAGCCAGGAGGTTGAAACTGAAGCATAAAATTAAAAAGTTTAGTTTATTTGAATTTACATACAGTCAAACTAATTCAGGAGTCAAAATACATTTGTCTAAGGGACTTCCAAGAAATAAATTATCCAATCTTGTGGGGTGGGCATCTTGCCCACTTTTTACTATGGGCTATCGTGTCGCCCACCCCACAATAAATAGTTGTATATTTTTTTATTTGGGAGTCCCTAAATAGTTCAAGAATCAGGAGAACATTTTGCTAAATTCTAGCTTCTGACCCTTCGGCAGGCTCAGGGCATTGCTCTTGGGTGCTGAATTATTGCAATTCATCACTCATCATTTACCCTTGTTTTTTCTCGGCATCTCCTGTGATTTTAACAAGTTGATGAAGGTTATCACCACTAATATGATATGCTCCCCCAAACCCAACTACAAAACGACCTTCACTTGGGGTTAGCCGGAAAATCCGAAAGTCAGACAAGCCGCGCAAAACCTCGATAATTTCACCAAACCGCCCTTGAAATTGCTCAACAATTTGATTCCACTTATCAGTTTCACGCTCTATCAAAGTTGCCGTGCAATCAAAACTCAAACGACGACGGGCAAAAATTAGATTACTTTTAGCTTCATCCTCGATAAACAAGACACTAACATGAGGATTGGCATAGAGATTTTTGGTATGAGTCGAAAGACCACTGACGTAAATGTAGATATTCTTGGAATCATCCATTACGAAAGGAGCATAACTAGCATTGGGTATTGCCTGGGCGCTAACAGTGCTAATAATTACACTCTCAAATGCTTCAGGAAACTTTTCGTACTCAGCTTGAATATTTTCAAGTTGACTCATAAGTAGATTACCACGCTTATTAGGAACACCTAATTAAGTATCTTAACGTGATTGAGGGATGTCTAGGATGGGCTACAGCTACGCATGGAATGCCCAACAAATAAAAGCGATCGCTCCCTTTAACTCAAGGTCTAGGATGGGCTACAGCTACGCATGGAATGCCCAACAAATAAAAGCGATCGCTCCCTTTAACTTAAGAGCGATCGCTAATTTTTGGATTACAGAATTCAGCTTAACCAGCAACAGGTTCCAACAATTTAATGTCAGAGAAAATAAATTCCTGAGTAGAAAATTGTCCTGCTGTTTCGGTGCGAATCTCCCGACGATTTAGGATGAAATAGTCACCAACTTTTTCATACTCAT
This portion of the Nostoc sp. GT001 genome encodes:
- a CDS encoding pyridoxamine 5'-phosphate oxidase family protein; translated protein: MSQLENIQAEYEKFPEAFESVIISTVSAQAIPNASYAPFVMDDSKNIYIYVSGLSTHTKNLYANPHVSVLFIEDEAKSNLIFARRRLSFDCTATLIERETDKWNQIVEQFQGRFGEIIEVLRGLSDFRIFRLTPSEGRFVVGFGGAYHISGDNLHQLVKITGDAEKKQG